In the genome of Streptomyces sp. Q6, the window GCGCGGCGAGCACCGGCTCGCTCACCGCGCCCACCACCTGATCGGTCAGCGCCTGCGCCAGCTCCAGCTCCGCCGTGGCGAACTCGACGGCGTCGTCCGCACGCCCCAGCTCGATCAGCGACACCACCGTGTGCAGCCGGTTCGCGGCCTCGTGCGCCTGCGACCTGAGCGCCTGCGTGAACCCCCGCTCCGAGTCCAACTCGCCCATCACCGACTGGAGTTCGGTGTGATCCCGCAGGGTCACGACGGTGCCCCGCCGCTCCCCGCTCGCCACCGGCGACGTGTTCACGACGACGACCCGGTCGGCCGTCAGATGCACCTCGTCGACCCGCGGCTCGGCGGCGAGCAGCGCCCCCGTCAGCGGCGCGGGCAGCCCCAGCTCGGCGACGCCCCGCCCCACGGCCTCCTCGCCCGTGCCGAGCAGCTCGCGCGCCCCGTCGTTGATGAGAGCGACCCGCCGCTGCGCGTCGAGCATCACGAGCCCTTCGCGCACGGCGTGCAGCGCGGCCTGGTGATAGGCGTGCATCCGGCTCAGCTCGGCCGCGTTCATGCCGTGCGTGTGCCGCCGCAGCCGGGCGTTGATCACGTACGTGCCGATACCGCCGAGCACCAGCGCGGCGATCGCGACCCCCGCCACGGCGAGCACCTGCCCGCGGGCCTGCGCGGTGATCTCGTCGATGGTGATTCCGGCGCTCACCAGACCGACGACCCGGTGCTCACCCCCGTACACCGGCGTGACGACCCGCACCGAGGGACCGAGCGTCCCCGTGTACGTCTCCGAGAACGTCCGCCCCTTCAGCGCGGGACCGATGTGCCCGAGGAACCGCTCACCTATCCGGTCCCTGTCCGGGTGCGTCCAGCGGATCCCGTCCGTGTCCATGATCGTCACGAAGTCGACCCCGGTGTGCCGCTGCACGTCGCTCGCGTACGGCTGGAGCCGCGCGGTCGGATCCCCCGCCCCGGTGATCGCCTCCCGCACCGAAGCGGAGTCCGCCACCGCCCGCGCCGCGGCCGTCGCCTGCCGCCGCGCGGCCGTCTCGGCCTGACCCCGGTCACTGAGATACGTGAACAGCGCGCACCCCGCGACCACGACCGCGACCAGGACGGCCTGCATCGCGAACAGCTGGCCGGCCAGGCTGCGGGGACGGGGGAGGCGCATGCGCCCAGTCTGCCTCGTCGCCACCTGCTCGTATCAGCGCGAACTAAATGAACGGAAGGGTGACGCCCCTCACGGCCTGGGAGATAGTCGCCGGGATCCGCAGACCGTGAGCCGCACGGCCTGTGCGTACGTGAACCTTCACGACCGTTCCAGTACGCCGACGTCGTCGTCAGGAGAAACCGTGGCCGAGACCGGGCAAGCAACCACGACCCCACCCGCCAGGCGGGACCGCACGCACTACCTCTACATCGCCGTGATCGTGGCCGTGGTGCTCGGCATCGCCGTCGGCTTCATCTGGCCCGACTTCGCCAAGGAGCTCAAGCCCGTCGGCACGGGCTTCGTGAACCTGATCAAGATGATGATCTCGCCGATCATCTTCTGCACGATCGTCCTCGGCGTCGGCTCGGTCCGGAAGGCCGCCAAGATCGGCAAGGTCG includes:
- a CDS encoding sensor histidine kinase — encoded protein: MRLPRPRSLAGQLFAMQAVLVAVVVAGCALFTYLSDRGQAETAARRQATAAARAVADSASVREAITGAGDPTARLQPYASDVQRHTGVDFVTIMDTDGIRWTHPDRDRIGERFLGHIGPALKGRTFSETYTGTLGPSVRVVTPVYGGEHRVVGLVSAGITIDEITAQARGQVLAVAGVAIAALVLGGIGTYVINARLRRHTHGMNAAELSRMHAYHQAALHAVREGLVMLDAQRRVALINDGARELLGTGEEAVGRGVAELGLPAPLTGALLAAEPRVDEVHLTADRVVVVNTSPVASGERRGTVVTLRDHTELQSVMGELDSERGFTQALRSQAHEAANRLHTVVSLIELGRADDAVEFATAELELAQALTDQVVGAVSEPVLAALLLGKAAQANEHGVELVVSGETRIDDGLLPQTLPARDLVTVLGNLIDNAVDAAQGSPRARVTVTARADADALLLRVTDTGPGVDPEHADAVFERGWSTKPAGPGGRGLGLALVRQAAGRGGGTLELAQAPDGGATFTVRLPLSGAVPEQRTDSVREARA